One stretch of Castor canadensis chromosome 14, mCasCan1.hap1v2, whole genome shotgun sequence DNA includes these proteins:
- the Eef2 gene encoding elongation factor 2 — MVNFTVDQIRAIMDKKANIRNMSVIAHVDHGKSTLTDSLVCKAGIIASARAGETRFTDTRKDEQERCITIKSTAISLFYELSENDLNFIKQSKDGSGFLINLIDSPGHVDFSSEVTAALRVTDGALVVVDCVSGVCVQTETVLRQAIAERIKPVLMMNKMDRALLELQLEPEELYQTFQRIVENVNVIISTYGEGESGPMGNIMIDPVLGTVGFGSGLHGWAFTLKQFAEMYVAKFAAKGEGQLGPAERAKKVEDMMKKLWGDRYFDPANGKFSKSATSPDGKKLPRTFCQLILDPIFKVFDAIMNFKKEETAKLIDKLDIKLDSEDKDKEGKPLLKAVMRRWLPAGDALLQMITIHLPSPVTAQKYRCELLYEGPPDDEAAMGIKSCDPKGPLMMYISKMVPTSDKGRFYAFGRVFSGLVSTGLKVRIMGPNYTPGKKEDLYLKPIQRTILMMGRYVEPIEDVPCGNIVGLVGVDQFLVKTGTITTFEHAHNMRVMKFSVSPVVRVAVEAKNPADLPKLVEGLKRLAKSDPMVQCIIEESGEHIIAGAGELHLEICLKDLEEDHACIPIKKSDPVVSYRETVSEESNVLCLSKSPNKHNRLYMKARPFPDGLAEDIDKGEVSARQELKQRARYLAEKYEWDVAEARKIWCFGPDGTGPNILTDITKGVQYLNEIKDSVVAGFQWATKEGALCEENMRGVRFDVHDVTLHADAIHRGGGQIIPTARRCLYASVLTAQPRLMEPIYLVEIQCPEQVVGGIYGVLNRKRGHVFEESQVAGTPMFVVKAYLPVNESFGFTADLRSNTGGQAFPQCVFDHWQILPGDPFDNSSRPSQVVAETRKRKGLKEGIPALDNFLDKL; from the exons ATG GTGAACTTCACAGTAGACCAGATCCGGGCCATCATGGACAAGAAGGCCAACATCCGCAACATGTCTGTCATTGCCCACGTGGACCATGGCAAGTCCACACTGACAGACTCCCTGGTATGCAAAGCTGGCATCATTGCTTCTGCCCGGGCTGGGGAGACCCGTTTCACTGACACCCGGAAGGATGAACAGGAACGCTGTATCACCATCAAGTCCAC CGCCATCTCCCTTTTCTACGAGCTCTCAGAGAATGACTTGAACTTTATCAAGCAGAGCAAAGATGGCTCTGGCTTCCTAATCAACCTCATTGACTCCCCCGGGCATGTGGACTTCTCCTCAGAGGTGACAGCCGCCCTCCGTGTCACTGATGGGGCCCTGGTGGTGGTGGACTGTGTGTCAG GGGTGTGTGTGCAGACGGAGACGGTGCTGCGGCAGGCCATCGCTGAGCGCATCAAACCAGTGCTGATGATGAACAAGATGGACCGTGCGCTGCTGGAGCTGCAGCTGGAGCCCGAGGAGCTCTACCAGACCTTCCAGCGCATCGTGGAGAACGTCAATGTCATCATCTCCACCTATGGCGAGGGCGAGAGCGGCCCCATGGGCAACATCATG ATTGACCCTGTCCTCGGCACTGTTGGCTTTGGGTCTGGCTTGCATGGCTGGGCCTTCACCCTGAAGCAGTTTGCAGAGATGTATGTGGCCAAGTTTGCTGCCAAGGGTGAGGGCCAACTGGGGCCTGCTGAGCGGGCCAAGAAAGTAGAAGACATGATGAAGAAGCTGTGGGGAGACCG GTACTTTGACCCAGCCAATGGCAAGTTTAGCAAGTCAGCCACCAGCCCAGATGGGAAGAAACTGCCCCGCACCTTCTGCCAACTCATCCTGGATCCCATCTTCAAG GTGTTTGATGCAATCATGAACTTCAAGAAAGAGGAGACTGCGAAGTTGATTGACAAGTTGGATATTAAGTTGGACAGTGAAGACAAGGACAAAGAGGGCAAGCCACTGCTGAAG GCTGTGATGCGCCGCTGGCTGCCTGCCGGGGATGCCCTTCTACAGATGATCACCATCCACCTGCCCTCCCCAGTGACAGCCCAGAAGTACCGCTGCGAGCTGCTATATGAGGGGCCCCCAGATGATGAGGCCGCCATGG GCATTAAAAGCTGTGACCCCAAGGGTCCCCTCATGATGTACATTTCCAAAATGGTGCCAACCTCCGACAAAGGTCGGTTCTATGCCTTTGGACGTGTCTTCTCGGGGCTGGTGTCCACTGGTCTGAAGGTCAGGATCATGGGGCCCAACTACACCCCTGGGAAGAAGGAGGATCTGTACCTGAAGCCCATCCAGAG GACTATTCTGATGATGGGTCGCTATGTGGAGCCCATTGAGGATGTGCCATGTGGGAACATCGTGGGCCTGGTGGGCGTGGACCAGTTTCTGGTGAAGACTGGCACCATCACCACATTTGAGCATGCTCACAACATGCGTGTGATGAAGTTCAGCGTCAGCCCTGTTGTCAGGGTGGCCGTAGAGGCCAAGAACCCAGCAGACCTGCCTAAGCTGGTGGAGGGCCTGAAGCGGCTGGCCAAGTCAGACCCCATGGTGCAG TGCATCATTGAGGAGTCAGGAGAGCACATCATTGCTGGTGCTGGTGAGCTGCACCTGGAGATCTGCCTCAAGGACCTAGAGGAGGACCATGCCTGCATCCCCATCAAG AAATCTGACCCGGTGGTCTCATACCGGGAGACAGTCAGCGAGGAGTCCAATGTGCTCTGCTTGTCCAAGTCTCCCAACAAGCACAACCGGCTGTACATGAAGGCACGCCCCTTCCCCGATGGCCTCGCTGAGGATATTGACAAGGGTGAGGTGTCCGCCCGCCAGGAGCTCAAGCAGCGGGCCCGCTACCTGGCCGAGAAGTATGAGTGGGATGTGGCTGAGGCCCGCAAGATCTGGTGCTTCGGGCCCGACGGCACTGGCCCCAACATCCTCACCGACATCACCAAGGGTGTGCAGTACCTCAATGAGATCAAGGACAGTGTGGTGGCTGGCTTCCAGTGGGCCACCAAGGAG GGTGCTCTGTGTGAGGAGAACATGCGGGGGGTCCGCTTCGATGTCCACGATGTGACACTGCATGCTGACGCCATCCACCGCGGGGGCGGCCAGATAATCCCCACGGCCCGGCGCTGCCTCTATGCCAGTGTGCTGACTGCGCAGCCTCGCCTCATGGAGCCCATCTACCTTGTGGAGATACAG TGTCCAGAGCAAGTGGTTGGCGGCATCTACGGGGTTCTGAACAGGAAGCGGGGCCATGTGTTTGAGGAGTCTCAGGTGGCTGGCACCCCCATGTTTGTGGTCAAGGCCTACCTGCCTGTCAATGAGTCCTTCG GCTTCACCGCTGACCTGAGGTCCAACACTGGAGGCCAGGCCTTCCCACAGTGCGTGTTCGACCACTGGCAGATCCTTCCCGGAGACCCTTTTGACAACAGCAGCCGCCCCAGCCAGGTGGTGGCAGAGACCCGCAAGCGCAAAGGCCTGAAGGAGGGCATCCCAGCCCTGGACAACTTCTTGGACAAGTTGTAG
- the Dapk3 gene encoding death-associated protein kinase 3 isoform X2, whose amino-acid sequence MASQGNSGQFAIVRKCRQKGTGKEYAAKFIKKRRLSSSRRGVSREEIEREVSILREIRHPNIITLHDVFENKTDVVLILELVSGGELFDFLAEKESLTEDEATQFLKQILDGVHYLHSKRIAHFDLKPENIMLLDKSAPSPRIKLIDFGIAHKIEAGSEFKNIFGTPEFVAPEIVNYEPLGLEADMWSIGVITYILLSGASPFLGETKQETLTNISAVNYDFDEEYFSSTSELAKDFIRRLLVKDPKRRMTIAQSLEHSWIKAIRRRNVRGEDGGRKPERRRLKTARLKEYTIKSHSSLPPNNSYVSFERFSKVLEEVAAAEDGLRELERGRRLCREDVEALTAIYEEKEAWYREESDSIGQDLRRLRQELHRTEALQRQAQEEARGALLGAGGLKRRFSRLENRYEALAKQVASEVRFVQDLVRALEQERLQGGECSLR is encoded by the exons atggccagccagggcaacag TGGCCAATTTGCCATTGTGCGGAAGTGCCGGCAGAAGGGCACAGGGAAAGAGTACGCAGCTAAGTTCATCAAGAAGCGCCGTCTGTCGTCCAGTCGGCGGGGCGTCAGCCGGGAGGAGATCGAGCGGGAGGTGAGCATCCTGCGAGAGATCCGGCACCCCAACATCATCACACTGCATGACGTGTTCGAGAATAAGACAGACGTGGTGCTCATCCTGGAGCTCGTGTCAGGTGGGGAGCTCTTCGACTTCCTGGCTGAGAAGGAGTCACTGACTGAGGATGAGGCCACCCAGTTCCTCAAGCAGATCCTTGACGGTGTCCACTACCTGCACTCCAAGCGCATTGCCCACTTTGACCTCAAG CCAGAGAACATCATGCTGCTGGATAAGAGCGCGCCCAGCCCACGGATCAAGCTCATCGACTTCGGCATCGCCCACAAGATCGAGGCTGGGAGCGAGTTCAAGAACATCTTCGGTACCCCGGAGTTCGTGG CTCCTGAGATTGTTAACTACGAGCCCCTGGGGCTAGAGGCAGACATGTG GAGCATTGGCGTCATCACCTACATCCT CCTCAGTGGTGCATCCCCGTTCCTGGGTGAGaccaagcaggagaccctgaccAACATCTCGGCTGTGAACTACGACTTTGATGAGGAGTACTTTAGCAGCACCAGTGAGCTGGCCAAGGACTTTATCCGCCGGCTGCTTGTCAAAGACCCCAA GAGGAGGATGACTATTGCCCAGAGCCTGGAACATTCCTGGATCAAG GCCATCCGGCGGCGGAATGTGCGTGGTGAGGACGGTGGCCGGAAGCCCGAGCGGCGGCGCCTGAAGACGGCCCGGCTGAAGGAATACACCATCAAGTCACACTCGAGTCTGCCGCCCAACAACTCCTACGTCAGCTTCGAGCGCTTCTCCAAGGTGCTGGAGGAGGTGGCTGCGGCCGAGGATGGCCTGCGTGAGCTGGAGCGTGGCCGGCGTCTGTGCCGCGAGGACGTGGAGGCGCTGACCGCCATCTATGAGGAGAAGGAGGCCTGGTACCGGGAGGAGAGTGACAGCATCGGGCAGGACCTGCGGCGGCTGCGGCAGGAGTTGCATAGGACCGAGGCGCTGCAGCGGCAGGCGCAGGAGGAAGCCCGGGGCGCCCTGCTGGGGGCCGGTGGGCTCAAACGCCGCTTCAGCCGCCTGGAGAACCGCTACGAGGCCCTGGCCAAGCAGGTGGCCTCCGAGGTGCGCTTCGTGCAGGACTTGGTGCGCGCCCTGGAGCAGGAGCGGCTGCAGGGTGGCGAGTGCAGCCTCCGCTAG
- the Dapk3 gene encoding death-associated protein kinase 3 isoform X1, whose protein sequence is MSTFRQEDVEDHYEMGEELGSGQFAIVRKCRQKGTGKEYAAKFIKKRRLSSSRRGVSREEIEREVSILREIRHPNIITLHDVFENKTDVVLILELVSGGELFDFLAEKESLTEDEATQFLKQILDGVHYLHSKRIAHFDLKPENIMLLDKSAPSPRIKLIDFGIAHKIEAGSEFKNIFGTPEFVAPEIVNYEPLGLEADMWSIGVITYILLSGASPFLGETKQETLTNISAVNYDFDEEYFSSTSELAKDFIRRLLVKDPKRRMTIAQSLEHSWIKAIRRRNVRGEDGGRKPERRRLKTARLKEYTIKSHSSLPPNNSYVSFERFSKVLEEVAAAEDGLRELERGRRLCREDVEALTAIYEEKEAWYREESDSIGQDLRRLRQELHRTEALQRQAQEEARGALLGAGGLKRRFSRLENRYEALAKQVASEVRFVQDLVRALEQERLQGGECSLR, encoded by the exons ATGTCCACGTTCAGGCAGGAAGACGTGGAGGATCACTATGAAATGGGGGAGGAGCTGGGCAG TGGCCAATTTGCCATTGTGCGGAAGTGCCGGCAGAAGGGCACAGGGAAAGAGTACGCAGCTAAGTTCATCAAGAAGCGCCGTCTGTCGTCCAGTCGGCGGGGCGTCAGCCGGGAGGAGATCGAGCGGGAGGTGAGCATCCTGCGAGAGATCCGGCACCCCAACATCATCACACTGCATGACGTGTTCGAGAATAAGACAGACGTGGTGCTCATCCTGGAGCTCGTGTCAGGTGGGGAGCTCTTCGACTTCCTGGCTGAGAAGGAGTCACTGACTGAGGATGAGGCCACCCAGTTCCTCAAGCAGATCCTTGACGGTGTCCACTACCTGCACTCCAAGCGCATTGCCCACTTTGACCTCAAG CCAGAGAACATCATGCTGCTGGATAAGAGCGCGCCCAGCCCACGGATCAAGCTCATCGACTTCGGCATCGCCCACAAGATCGAGGCTGGGAGCGAGTTCAAGAACATCTTCGGTACCCCGGAGTTCGTGG CTCCTGAGATTGTTAACTACGAGCCCCTGGGGCTAGAGGCAGACATGTG GAGCATTGGCGTCATCACCTACATCCT CCTCAGTGGTGCATCCCCGTTCCTGGGTGAGaccaagcaggagaccctgaccAACATCTCGGCTGTGAACTACGACTTTGATGAGGAGTACTTTAGCAGCACCAGTGAGCTGGCCAAGGACTTTATCCGCCGGCTGCTTGTCAAAGACCCCAA GAGGAGGATGACTATTGCCCAGAGCCTGGAACATTCCTGGATCAAG GCCATCCGGCGGCGGAATGTGCGTGGTGAGGACGGTGGCCGGAAGCCCGAGCGGCGGCGCCTGAAGACGGCCCGGCTGAAGGAATACACCATCAAGTCACACTCGAGTCTGCCGCCCAACAACTCCTACGTCAGCTTCGAGCGCTTCTCCAAGGTGCTGGAGGAGGTGGCTGCGGCCGAGGATGGCCTGCGTGAGCTGGAGCGTGGCCGGCGTCTGTGCCGCGAGGACGTGGAGGCGCTGACCGCCATCTATGAGGAGAAGGAGGCCTGGTACCGGGAGGAGAGTGACAGCATCGGGCAGGACCTGCGGCGGCTGCGGCAGGAGTTGCATAGGACCGAGGCGCTGCAGCGGCAGGCGCAGGAGGAAGCCCGGGGCGCCCTGCTGGGGGCCGGTGGGCTCAAACGCCGCTTCAGCCGCCTGGAGAACCGCTACGAGGCCCTGGCCAAGCAGGTGGCCTCCGAGGTGCGCTTCGTGCAGGACTTGGTGCGCGCCCTGGAGCAGGAGCGGCTGCAGGGTGGCGAGTGCAGCCTCCGCTAG